In Nocardioides sp. W7, the genomic stretch CGAGGCGCTACGCGACGTGGTCCGTCCGCTGAGCCCGAGCGTCTCGCTGGTGGCCGGCACCCGGTCCCATGCGCAGGCCGCGGCGCTGCGCGAGGTGTGGGAGCCGCTGTCGGTGGCATTGGGTGAGCTGGAGGCCAATGGCCAGGACGTGATCATCGACGCCGGCCGGTTGGGGTTGGCCGGGTCACCGCAGCCGTTGTTGGAGGCCGCCGACCTCACGCTCCTGCTCACGCGGGCCACGCTGCCGGCGATCTCGGCGGCCCGGTCCTGGGCCGAGACTGTCCGCCAGCCGGGGACCGGGTGGCGGCACCCTGGGCTGCTGCTCATCGGCGAGGGCCGGCCCTACCGGGCCACCGAGGTCTCGAAGGTACTCGGGATGCCGGTGGTGACCGACCTGCCCGACGATCCGGCCGCGGCGGCGGTCTACCACCGGGGCGCGTCCGCCCCGCGCCACTTCGAGACCGGCCCCTACCTGCGTGGCCTGCGAGCCGCAGCCCAGGCGGTCCAGTCCCACGTCGCCCGCAGCCGGGTCGCCCTGAGCGACGCCGCATTGAGCGAGGAGATCACACCGTGAGCGAGACGTTCCGTCATCTCCACGAGTACGGCGACCTGGCGCGGCTGCCGCTGTTCACCCAACCCGTCAACGGCACCTCGATGACGGCGCCGGCCGCCACGGCGACGGTGAGCGTGGCACCGTCCGCGAATACCGACGTCGACTGGTCGGTCGTGGCGGTGCTGCGGGCGCGGGCCTCGGAGCAGCTGAGCCAGGCGGTCGCCGCGGCCCGGACCCGGTTCGACAGGGCCGCCCAGGAGGAGCTCGGCCGGTCCATCGTGTTGGACCTGATCGAGTCGGCGATGGCGGAGGCGGTCGACGCCGGTCAGGGGGCGTGGTCGCCGGCGCGTCAGCAGGCCACCGCCCAGGCGGTATTCGACTCGCTGTTCCGGCTCGGGCGCCTCCAGCCCCTGGTCGATGACGACGCGGTGGAGAACATCATCATCGTCGGCCACGACAACGTCCTGCTGGAGCTGGTCGACGGCACCCTCATCGATGGGCCGCCAGTGGCCGACTCCGACGCCGAGCTGATCGACTTCCTGGTCTTCCTCGCCTCCCGCAGCGAGGTCAACGCCCGGTCCTTCTCCGAGGCCCAGCCCCGCCTCCATCTGCGTCTCGACGGCGGTTCGCGTCTCGCCGCAGCGGCCTGGGTGACCCCCCGGCCCTCGGTGGTCATCCGCCGGCACCGGCTGATGCAGGTCACCCTCGACGACCTCGTCGCCCGGGACATGATGAGTCCGGTCGCGGCGTCGTTCCTCCGCGCGGCGGTGCAGGCCCGTCGTTCGATCGTCGTCACCGGCGCCCAGGGGGCGGGGAAGACGACGCTGGTCCGAGCGCTGTGCGCCGAGATCGACCAGATGGAGGCGATCGGGACCTTCGAGACCGAGTACGAGCTACACCTCCACGAGCTCGGCCGACACAAGATCGTGCACGCCTGGGAGGCCCGCCCCGGCTCCGGCGAACGCAGCACCGACGGGCGCCAGGCGGGCGAGTTCACCCTGGATGAGGCCCTCATCGACTCCTTCCGGTTCAACCTGTCGCGCCAGATCGTCGGCGAGGTCCGCGGCAAGGAGATCTGGGCGATGATCAAGGCGATGGAGTCCGGCACCGGCTCCATCTCGACCACCCACGCCGCCGACGCCATCGCCGCCGTCCGCAAGCTCGTGACCTGCGCGATGGAAGCCGGCCCCCACGTCACCCAGGCTCTGGCGACCAGCAAGCTCGCCGCCACCGTCGACCTCATCGTCCACCTCAACCTCGACACCAGAACCGTCGAGGGACGGACCCAACGCACCCGCCGCATCGCCGAGGTCGTCGCCGTGACCCCGGGCGAGAAGGAGGTCGGCTACGCCACCACCCACGTCTTCCGCACCGATGCCACCGGGGTCGCGGTGCCTGACGTGCTCCCCGATGAGTACCGCACCCTGGCCCACCACGGCTTCGACCTCGCGGCGTACCTCTCGACCCACCCGATTCCCGCCCACCCATCCGGAGCGCGGCCGTGAACGCGCTCGTTCCCGGCCTGGCCGGCGGACTGATCGCCGCCGGCCTCCTCGCCGTGATCGTCGGGCTCCGGCCGACCGCCGTGCCGCCCCGGCCGCGGCCTCGCCGTCGGGTCCTGAGGCTGAGCCCCCGGGCCCGGGTCCTTGTCCTGGGCGGGTTGGGGCTCGGGCTCGTCGGGTGGCTGCTCACCGGGTGGGTGCTGGCGCTGGTGATCGCGCCGGTCGCGGTCGTCGGGCTGCCGGTGTTGTTGTCGGCTCCCCCTGCGGTCGATCAGATCACCCGGTTGGAGGCGATGGAGGAATGGACCCGGTCGCTCTCAGGGGTCCTCACCGTCGGTGTCGGGTTGGAGCAGGCACTGGTCGCGACCCTGCGCTCCGCGCCCGCACCGATCGGCGGGGAGGTCACCCGCCTGGTGGCCCGGCTGCGGGCCCGGTGGGACACCGAGACCGCGTTGCGGGCCTTCGCCGACGAGCTCGACGACTCCACCGGCGACCTGATCGCCGCCAACCTCATCCTCGGCACCCGCCGCCGCGGAGCTGGCCTGGCCAGCGTCCTGGAGGGCCTGGCCGAGTCCGTGGCCGCCGATGTCCGCGCTCGTCGCCAGGTCGAGGCCGACCGGGCCAAACCGCGCTCGACCGCGCGGTGGGTGACCCTGATCAGCGCCAGCGTCCTGGTCGTCCTCGCCCTGTCCGGAACCTACGTCGAGCCGTACCGGACCCCGATCGGCCAGGTCATCCTCGTCGTCCTGCTCACCGCCTACGTCGCCACGCTCATCTGGATGCGGCGCATGGCCAACGGCCAACCACCGCCCCGGTTCCTCGGCCCCCACTCCGACGTGGCGGCCCGATGACCACCGGACTGCAGCTGGCGCTCCTGGCCGGCGGACTCATCGGACTCGGGCTGATGCTCCTGCTCGCCCGGCTCCTGCCCGCCGAGCCGGATCTCGCCGACGCCCTCGCCCGGGTCTCGGCGACCCGCACAGGTACGACGACCACACCGGCGCCGGCGAACAGCGGCACGGAGCGGATCGGGCTGTGGGGCCTCCGCGTCCTGCCTCCCGGCCTGTGGGCGCGCACCCCAGTGCGGGAGCTGGCGTTGCTGCGGATCCCGGTGGCCCGGTTCTACGGCGAGAAGCTCACCTTCGCCGGCCTCGGGCTGGTGATCCCGCCGCTGCTCACTGCCCTGTTCAACGCACTCGGGCTCGCGATCCCGCTCACGATCCCGGCCGCGGCGTCGATCGGGCTCGCCGTGGTCATGTTCTTCATCCCGAACTACAACGCCCTCGACGAGGCCCGCAAGGCGAGGCTCGAGTTCGCCCGCGCCCTGGGCGCCTACATCGATCTGGTCGCCCTGGAGCGCCACAACGGGATCGGCGTACGTCAAGCGATGGAGGCCGCCGCCCAGGTCGGTGACTCGTGGGTCTTCACCCGCCTCGCCGAGGAGCTCACCCGCTCGCGCTGGTCCGGCCTGCCGCCCTGGGACGCCCTGCACACCTTGGCAGCAGAGCTCGGCCTGCCCGAGCTCGACGACTTCGCCGACATCATGCGGCTCTCGGGAGAACAAGGAGCAAGCGTGTACGCCACCCTGCGCGCCAGATCCGCAGCCATGCGCACCGCGATGCTCAACGACGAGATCGCCCAGGCCAACGCCGTCGGCGAACGGATGACCATCCCCGGCTCCCTGCTCGGCGTCACCTTCATGGCGCTGCTCGTCGCCCCCTCATTACTGCGCATGTTCACCACCTCATGACAACAACCGCCACCGCCCCAGGAGGAACCCGATGTTGAAAGTCCTTGTCCTGCTCCAGATCGCCGCACTCCACTACGACGACCTGCGCACGCATCGGCCCACCCATCGGCCCGGCCACCGGGCAGAAGAGCGGGCCGGGGAGCGCGGCTCCGTGACCATCGAGCACGTGCTCTGGGCGGTGGCGGTGATCGCCATCGTCGGAGTCGTGGTCGCGGCGGTGACGTCCTATGTCAAGTCCCAAGCCGGCAACATCAACTAGTCGCCACCCACGGCGGCGGCGCGGTGAGCGGGGCTCGGTCTCGATCGAGCTCGTGATCCTCCTGCCTGCCCTCTTCGCGTTGATGTTCCTGGGCATGCAGGCCGCGCTGTTCTACCAGGCCCGAACGGTGGCCATCGCGGCCGCGCAGGAGGGCGCCCGGGCAGCCGGTGCCGAGCACGGACGCGAGTCCGACGGTCTCGGTGCGGCGGACGACTTCATCACCGAAGCAGGCGGGGACGACGTGCTGACCAGAGCCCAGGTGACCGTTAATCGGACGACAGCCATCGCCACCGTCACGGTGAGCGGATTCAGCATGAGCGTGATCCCGGGCTGGAAGGTCCGGATTACCCAGAGCGCGACGGTCCCGGTCGAGAGGCTGACCACACCATGACCCGGCGCCGCGACGAACGGGGATCAGCAGCGATCGAGGCAGCAATCGGCGTACCGGCCTTCGCCCTGCTCGTCGGGCTCATCATCTTCGGCGGACGCACCGCGAGCACCCACCAAGCACTGCAATCCGCGGCCGCCGATGGCGCCCGGTCGGCCTCGCTCGCCCGCAGCCCCGACACCGCCGCCGCTGACGCTCGCGAGGCGGCGACCACCAGCATCACCAACCAGCAGATCGGATGCGATCACGTCAAGGTCAGCGTCGACACCGCCGACTTCGACAAACGACCCGGCGTCCCCGGGGCGGTCGACGTGACCGTCTCGTGTCGCCTGGACCTCTCCGACCTCGCCGTACCGGGCGTCCCCGGCTCCCGGGTGCTGCGCGCGACGATGTCCAGCCCGATCGACACCTGGCGGGAACGATGAGCCGCCCACGCGACGAGGGCGGATCCATCACCGTCTGGCTGGCGCTGTCCAGCCTCGCGATGATCTTCCTGGTCGGGCTGGCCGTCGATCTCGGCGGCCAGGTCCACGCCCACGAACGCGCCCACGACCTCGCTGCCCAGGCCGCCCGCGCCGGCGGCGGCGAGGTCGACGGCGGAGCGGCGATCGAAGGACGCGTCCTGACCATCAACCCGACCCTCGCCCGCGCCGCCGCCCAGCACTACCTCGAGACTGCCGGCGTCACCGGCAACGCCGAGATCACCAACGCCACCACCCTCACCGTGACCGTCCACGACTCCTACGACCCCCGGTTCCTCGGCCTGCTCGGCATCAACCGGCTCGACGTCACCGGCACCGCCACCGCACGCCTGACCCGCACCCTCGGAGGGAATCCGCGATGAGCAACGTCCACTCCCGGCTGCGGGGCCTGACAGCAACCCTGGCCCTGCTGGCCTTCGTCGGCGGCACACCACCCCTGCTCCTCGCAATCGACGCAGTCCCAGACCTCTCTGCCTTCTCCTGGTCCCGACTGAGCGCACCAGACGACGGGACGCTCGCGCTCGAAGTGATCACCGTGGTCGCGTGGATCGCCTGGGCCGTGTTCGCCTACTCAGTCATCGCCGCCATCGTGTCCCACGCCCGGGGCATCCGGGCCCCACGCCTGCCGGGCCTCGCGATGCCCCAGCTCGCTGCGGACCGACTCGTCGCCGCGGCAGCCCTCCTCTTCGTCGCCATCCCTGCGACCACGGCGCTCCTGTCCCCACCGCGAGCCCAAGCGACCCCGGCAGCCGCACCACTACCGGACTACCACGTCGCCGAAGCGCAGCCGGTGGCGCCGGCCGCGCCGGCCCCCGCCGTCGTCGTCGCACCGAAGAAGGCCGAGCCACACGGCACTGAGCGCTACACCGTCAAGCGCGGCGACAGCCTCTGGAAGATCGCGGATGAGCGGCTCGGGGACGGCACCCGGTACGTCGAGCTCGTCGACCTCAACCACGCCATGCTCGACGGCCGACCCGGATTCCTACTGCCCGGCACCGTGCTGCGCGTGCCGGCAACCCCGGCAGCGGCCGAGGTGGTGGAGGACGAGTACGTCGTCCAGCCCGGCGACACCCTCTCCGAGATCGCCGCAGAGCAACTCGACGACGCCGCCGCGTACCAGGCGATCTTCGAAGCATCCCAGAACACGGCGCAGGCCAACGGAGTCCACCTCACCGACCCCGACCTGATCCACCCAGGCTGGCGACTGACCATCCCCGGGCAGCACCCATCGTCGGCTCCGCAGAAGCCCCCCGTCGAGCTACCTCCAACGCCGCCCGAGACGCCTCCCGAAGCCGTCCCTCCTCCCGTGCCGGCCACCCCTCCAGCCCCCGACGAAGCCGTCCCCCCGCCAACGGACAACGTCGACGACACGGAGGACAACGCCGACGACGACGCCGAGCGGTCCTGGCTCCTCTCCGGCCTGACCGGCACAGGCGCCGTACTCGCCGGCTCGCTCTGGCTCGTCCTGCGCCAACACCGACGGACTCAACTGCGGCACCGACGACCCGGCACGATCCTCGCCCCGCCACCCGAGGAGCTCCGGGACGTGGAGAAGAGTGCACACGTCACCGGATCCGTCATCGCGCCTCGCATCGAGGACCTCGACCGAGCACTACGGTCCCTCTCGCCCTCTCCGAGACTGCTGTCCGCGTCCCTGTCCGAACATCGGATCACCCTGACACTCGCGGAGACCGCTGACCTGCCGCGGCCGTGGACCGGCTCCGCTACGACCTGGCACCTCGAACTGGCCGACGTCCCGGTGGTCTCCGCTGACGCCAGCGCGCCGTACCCGCTGCTGGTGAGCGTCGGCCAGGCCGCCGACGGTGCGTTGATCCTGCTGAACCTCGAGGAGGTCCGCACGGTGTCGGTGACCGGGAACCACGAGCGCGGCGAGGCACTTGCCCGACACCTCACCGCGGAGCTCGCGCTCAACCCCTGGTCGATGCTCGTCGAGGTCGACACCCTGGGCGTCGGAGCAGAACTCACCGACCTCCATCCAGGCCGCCTCCGCATCCATGCTACGGGTGACAGGGCGTTCATCAGCCGGCTCGTCCGTGAACTCTCCGCCGACGAGCCCGCACAGGAACCAGATCAGTTCCGCGCAGTGATCATCGCCAACACCGATCCCCCCGACGCCGACGTTGCCGACCTCGCCAACGCCATCACCGGCTACCCCACGCGGCCAGCTGCCGCGCTCGTCAACCTCGGCCCTGCCCCGACGGCGACTGGCACCGACCTGCACCTTTCCAGCGACGGCCACTTGACGAGTCCACCGCTGGGCCTCGACCTGGCTACCGCGGGCCTGACCTCAGACGAGGCGAAAGCCTGCGCCACCCTCGTCGACATCACCCGCGAAACCGAGATCACTCCCGTTCCACGGCCCACCGACGAGACGGCCGTCGCGGACCCCTCCGGCGCCCTCGTCGCGCACCTAACCGAACCACGCCCCCACGGCCCAGCCGGCGACAGATCACTCCTGCCCCAAAACGCGCAGGCCTACGCCGACATCGCGGCCACAACGGCCGCCGACGTGGACCAGCTCGCTCCCCTCGCTCGTCGCGACGCAGGGTCAGCCGTGGACATGGCCGATCCCGACCTCGACGAGGACCTCGCGCGCTGGGAGTCACCCATCCCCGTCGCCCCCAAGCTCACCCTCCTCGGACCCGTGTCAGCCCGGACGATGGGCGACTTCAAGGCAACGGCCAACCGTCGCCCGTACTACATCGAACTGCTCGCGTACCTGGTGCTGCACCCCGCCGGCGTAACGGCAGACGACCTCGCCGCCGCCATCGGAATCCGTCCCAAACGCGCCCGCACCGACATGAGCGCACTCCGCCTCTGGCTCGGAGTCGACCACACCGGCGAGCCCTACCTGCCACGGGCACGGCAGACTCACGCAACCGGGGCGCCCGCGGCGTACCAACTCCACGGTGTGCTGTCCGACCTCGACCTGTTCCGACGACTCCGCGCCCGCGGCCAAAGCCGAGGTGCAGGAGGAATCACGGACCTCGTGGCAGCCCTGCGGTTGATCAGCGGCGAGCCGTTCACCGATCTCCGAAACGGTGGTTGGAACTGGCTTCTAGAAGGCGAGCGCCTCGACCACATCATGTCGAGCGCTATCGTCGATGTCGCCCACATCGTCACCACCCATGCGCTCAGCGCAGGAGACCGCGACCTCGCAGTCTTCGCCGCACACGTCGGCGTCGCCGCTGCGCCGTACGACGAGGTCGCGCAACTCGACATGGTGGCGGTAGAGCGTGCGACCGGCCACGATGCAGACGCCGAAGCCCGGCTGCGGGACGACGTGCTTAACCGGAGCGACGACGAACTCGGCCCGATCGATCTGCCGGAACGGACCGGGGCCATCGTCCGGGACAAGGAATGGGCGCGTTCACGTGTACGCCGGACGGGGTAGGACGCATCGCTCATGTCACGAGCTCCGTTGCCCCTTCTAAACGTAACGGCGGCGCACTCCGATCTTGACCTCGGCTAGAACGCATCTTCGACACAAGGTGTGGCGATAACGAGCGGCGAGCAGCAGTGCCGGGCGTCACAACGCCGGGCAAGCCATCGCCCTGCAGTGCAGGGCCCACCGAGGCCGGGCACCGCTGGCCCGCCACGCATCCCGGTGCCGACATGGCCTACGTCTCCGGCCACGAGTTGGGCCATGTGGGCTACGAGAACGCAACGCATTCACCCACGGAAACTGGTCAAAACCCGGCGGGGCAGGTCGCGCACGGCCACTCGTCCTGCCCAACCGACTGGAGTTGCGACCTGACCAGGCCAACTAGAAGAACCTCGTCAAGTCGCTCCTGACTTGTCAGGCACCTCACAAAGATCCGATGTAGACGAGTTCCGATTGAGCGTGCCCTAGTTACGGCCGCATATTCGCCCCTAGGTTCCCGGGGGTGGACAAGAGTCCGATCCCTCGGAAGGCAGGAACCTTCAATGAAAACACGCAGATCTCTCGCGATCCTGACGGCGGTGGGTCTCATCGCCGCGAGTGCGGTGGGTGCCGCGTTCGGGGAGTCGGAGACCCTCGACCCCGACGTCGTTGACGTCGGGCCGAATCCCGAACTGTACGAGCGGACGATCGACACGGCCGAGAAGCTGGCAGGTGGGTACGAGCGCGCCGGTTTCGCCGGCACCGTGGTCGATCCGGACAAGCACGCCGTCACGATCCGTTGGGCGGGCGAGATTCCCGCAGACATCGCCAAGATGGCAGGTGAGAAGGACGGCGTAACCGTCGAGGTCGTCGCAGCGAAGTACGACGAGGATGTCCTCGTCCACAACTCCCGTCTTCTGATGGCAGCCGACCGGGAAGCGACGATCGCCAAGGACGCCGACGCCGAGCGACGCCTTCTCATGGTGGGCCCGAACGACGACCGCTCAGGCCTCGTCGCGCGGATGGCACCTGGAACACGGGTCAGCGACGCCGACCAGCAGGCCCTGCTCAAGGCGATGGACGAGCCCATCCCGATTGAGTTCGTCGTGGACGACCTGCTGAGTGGGGGAGAGAACCTCGCGAGGCACAACGACTCGGCGCCATGGCAGGGGGGTGGCGCAACCAACATAGGCGGCGTGCACGGCTGCAGCACCGGATTCGCCGTCACGGGGTCGACAGGGCAAGGGCGTCTACTCTCCGCGGCGCATTGCTACGACGTCGGTAACGTCGCACACGACGGCGCGAACCAGGTGATCGGTTCCGTCACGAATGAACGACTGACCCACGATGCTGTACTGATCGATCCAGCGGCATCGCCCGCCACCATCGGCAAGGTGTTCACGGGCCCATGGAATTCCGACACCTTCAGGTGGGTCAGTGGTGCAGGCGCACCCTCTGAGGGCGACCCTGTCTGTACCTCGGGGGCGAACTCGGGAGAGCGCTGCGGCATGGATATTCTGTTGACCAACCAGACCCTCCCGTGTGCCGATAACATGGGTTCGGAATGCACCGGCTTCATCGCCCATGGATCGGGGCACAAGGTTGCCAATGGTGACAGCGGCGGGCCGATTTACATCCGACGCACCGGTGGGAAGGCCACCGCCAGGGGGATCATCGCCCGGGCGATCGGGGCCCAGGCGACGTGCAGCGCGACGATGCGCCAGCCGGAGCCGTGCTACTCGTACGTGTTCTCCGTCGGAATCCACAAGATCCTCGACAGCAGCTGGAACCTCACCATCGAGACGGGGCCATGACGACCCCCGGCGTTCAGCTGTGACCGTGTGATTCGCTTGCTCTCGGACCAAGGCGCGACCGGCGCCTGGAGTTGACGTCGCGCTCCGGGCGCCGGGTTTTGTTGTGCTTCATCACGAACTCCCCCAGGATGGCGCGCTCACTCCTCCGATGCAGGAAGAGGCTTTGCATCGAGCCCCGCATGAGTTCGAGGACGCGGCAGATTTCGCTTGAGGACCGCGGCAAGTCCCGACCGCGAACGGGGCTCAGTGTGGTGAAACCAGCATGGCGAGCCGCGACATGCAGCCCCCGCGGCATTCGTCGGAGGCGCGGGGGTCGCCAGCGGGAAGAGCGTCACAGCCGTCGAGGAACCAAGACCACTCGGCGCATTCGTCTGTGCCGCTTCTTCAGCCCGAGAGCAAGCCGTCTCGGCCTTGCCCCACGAGTTCTTAGGGGTACCTGTTGACCTGCGAAAACGCAGGTACCCCCTCGTGTTCCCCGCCTGAGTTCCCCCGATTCCGGGGAACCTGGCGGTGCACGCTCGCGGCATGTACGACTCGACAGATCCCGTCCCGCACTGGACCGTTGCGACGATGCGGCACGTCGCCACTGAAGGCACCTTGGCCGGTGCTGCGGTCCGGTACGCGAACCTGGGGATCCCGGTCTTTCCATGCGTGCCGGGCGGCAAGCAGCCGCTGACCCCGAGCGGCTTCCACGACGCAACGTCGTCAGCGCGGGTCGTCCATCAGTGGTGGCAGCGCACTCCCGAGGCCAACATCGGCCTCCCCACCGGGGCCAGGACCGGCATCCTCGTCGTCGACATCGACGTCCACTCGGGGGCCAGCGGGTTCGGCGCCTTCGAGCGAGCCCGGGCCGAAGGACTGGCCGAGGGCTGGGGCTGGGCGGTGCGGACCCCGTCCGGCGGCATCCACGCCTACTACCCCACCGTCCCCGGCCAGGAGCAGCGTTGCTGGCAGGTCCCGTCGGCACACGTCGACTTCCGCGGCGACGGCGGCTACGTGATCGCTCCCCCCTCCCAGCTCGAGGTCAACGGGATGGTCCGGACCTACGACGTCATCGCCGTCTCGACCAAGCCGGCCCGACCGGTCGACGCGACCAAGCTCCGCGCTTTCCTCGAGCCGCCGCGCCGCAATCCATCTCCGGCTGCTCCGTCCGCTGCAGCGACTGGTTGTCGCCCGGATGCACTCGCCGCGACCGTGGCCGCTGCCCCGGAGGGTGGACGCAACCGATCCCTGTTCTGGGCATCGTGCCGCATGGTCGAGAACGGTCTCGACCGCACCACGGTCGCCGGTTACCTGACGCCCGCCGCACAGCACGCAGGGCTTCCCGACCGCGAGATCAAGTCCACGATCGACTCCGCCTTCCGCAGCACCTCCCGCCTTGGCGCCGCGAGCCGCCCGGGCCCTACCCCAGCGAGTGAGGCGATCCAGTTGTGAACACCCACACCGAATGCCGCCGCCACAGCCAACTACCGCCAACCCAACCCACTCATGCGCGGCGGACGGATGACACGGCCAGCGAGCTGGCTCGTCACAGCGACCCCTCCCTCGCCACCCCCGCCGGTTCCCCGGCGGCGGCGTCGACGCGCATGGCCTGGGTGCGACCGACCGAACTCACCCCCTACGTCGCGC encodes the following:
- a CDS encoding ATPase, T2SS/T4P/T4SS family, with product MSETFRHLHEYGDLARLPLFTQPVNGTSMTAPAATATVSVAPSANTDVDWSVVAVLRARASEQLSQAVAAARTRFDRAAQEELGRSIVLDLIESAMAEAVDAGQGAWSPARQQATAQAVFDSLFRLGRLQPLVDDDAVENIIIVGHDNVLLELVDGTLIDGPPVADSDAELIDFLVFLASRSEVNARSFSEAQPRLHLRLDGGSRLAAAAWVTPRPSVVIRRHRLMQVTLDDLVARDMMSPVAASFLRAAVQARRSIVVTGAQGAGKTTLVRALCAEIDQMEAIGTFETEYELHLHELGRHKIVHAWEARPGSGERSTDGRQAGEFTLDEALIDSFRFNLSRQIVGEVRGKEIWAMIKAMESGTGSISTTHAADAIAAVRKLVTCAMEAGPHVTQALATSKLAATVDLIVHLNLDTRTVEGRTQRTRRIAEVVAVTPGEKEVGYATTHVFRTDATGVAVPDVLPDEYRTLAHHGFDLAAYLSTHPIPAHPSGARP
- a CDS encoding type II secretion system F family protein, giving the protein MNALVPGLAGGLIAAGLLAVIVGLRPTAVPPRPRPRRRVLRLSPRARVLVLGGLGLGLVGWLLTGWVLALVIAPVAVVGLPVLLSAPPAVDQITRLEAMEEWTRSLSGVLTVGVGLEQALVATLRSAPAPIGGEVTRLVARLRARWDTETALRAFADELDDSTGDLIAANLILGTRRRGAGLASVLEGLAESVAADVRARRQVEADRAKPRSTARWVTLISASVLVVLALSGTYVEPYRTPIGQVILVVLLTAYVATLIWMRRMANGQPPPRFLGPHSDVAAR
- a CDS encoding type II secretion system F family protein, giving the protein MTTGLQLALLAGGLIGLGLMLLLARLLPAEPDLADALARVSATRTGTTTTPAPANSGTERIGLWGLRVLPPGLWARTPVRELALLRIPVARFYGEKLTFAGLGLVIPPLLTALFNALGLAIPLTIPAAASIGLAVVMFFIPNYNALDEARKARLEFARALGAYIDLVALERHNGIGVRQAMEAAAQVGDSWVFTRLAEELTRSRWSGLPPWDALHTLAAELGLPELDDFADIMRLSGEQGASVYATLRARSAAMRTAMLNDEIAQANAVGERMTIPGSLLGVTFMALLVAPSLLRMFTTS
- a CDS encoding pilus assembly protein; this translates as MSSPKPATSTSRHPRRRRGERGSVSIELVILLPALFALMFLGMQAALFYQARTVAIAAAQEGARAAGAEHGRESDGLGAADDFITEAGGDDVLTRAQVTVNRTTAIATVTVSGFSMSVIPGWKVRITQSATVPVERLTTP
- a CDS encoding TadE family protein; translated protein: MTRRRDERGSAAIEAAIGVPAFALLVGLIIFGGRTASTHQALQSAAADGARSASLARSPDTAAADAREAATTSITNQQIGCDHVKVSVDTADFDKRPGVPGAVDVTVSCRLDLSDLAVPGVPGSRVLRATMSSPIDTWRER
- a CDS encoding pilus assembly protein TadG-related protein; the protein is MSRPRDEGGSITVWLALSSLAMIFLVGLAVDLGGQVHAHERAHDLAAQAARAGGGEVDGGAAIEGRVLTINPTLARAAAQHYLETAGVTGNAEITNATTLTVTVHDSYDPRFLGLLGINRLDVTGTATARLTRTLGGNPR
- a CDS encoding LysM peptidoglycan-binding domain-containing protein, which translates into the protein MSNVHSRLRGLTATLALLAFVGGTPPLLLAIDAVPDLSAFSWSRLSAPDDGTLALEVITVVAWIAWAVFAYSVIAAIVSHARGIRAPRLPGLAMPQLAADRLVAAAALLFVAIPATTALLSPPRAQATPAAAPLPDYHVAEAQPVAPAAPAPAVVVAPKKAEPHGTERYTVKRGDSLWKIADERLGDGTRYVELVDLNHAMLDGRPGFLLPGTVLRVPATPAAAEVVEDEYVVQPGDTLSEIAAEQLDDAAAYQAIFEASQNTAQANGVHLTDPDLIHPGWRLTIPGQHPSSAPQKPPVELPPTPPETPPEAVPPPVPATPPAPDEAVPPPTDNVDDTEDNADDDAERSWLLSGLTGTGAVLAGSLWLVLRQHRRTQLRHRRPGTILAPPPEELRDVEKSAHVTGSVIAPRIEDLDRALRSLSPSPRLLSASLSEHRITLTLAETADLPRPWTGSATTWHLELADVPVVSADASAPYPLLVSVGQAADGALILLNLEEVRTVSVTGNHERGEALARHLTAELALNPWSMLVEVDTLGVGAELTDLHPGRLRIHATGDRAFISRLVRELSADEPAQEPDQFRAVIIANTDPPDADVADLANAITGYPTRPAAALVNLGPAPTATGTDLHLSSDGHLTSPPLGLDLATAGLTSDEAKACATLVDITRETEITPVPRPTDETAVADPSGALVAHLTEPRPHGPAGDRSLLPQNAQAYADIAATTAADVDQLAPLARRDAGSAVDMADPDLDEDLARWESPIPVAPKLTLLGPVSARTMGDFKATANRRPYYIELLAYLVLHPAGVTADDLAAAIGIRPKRARTDMSALRLWLGVDHTGEPYLPRARQTHATGAPAAYQLHGVLSDLDLFRRLRARGQSRGAGGITDLVAALRLISGEPFTDLRNGGWNWLLEGERLDHIMSSAIVDVAHIVTTHALSAGDRDLAVFAAHVGVAAAPYDEVAQLDMVAVERATGHDADAEARLRDDVLNRSDDELGPIDLPERTGAIVRDKEWARSRVRRTG
- a CDS encoding S1 family peptidase; amino-acid sequence: MGLIAASAVGAAFGESETLDPDVVDVGPNPELYERTIDTAEKLAGGYERAGFAGTVVDPDKHAVTIRWAGEIPADIAKMAGEKDGVTVEVVAAKYDEDVLVHNSRLLMAADREATIAKDADAERRLLMVGPNDDRSGLVARMAPGTRVSDADQQALLKAMDEPIPIEFVVDDLLSGGENLARHNDSAPWQGGGATNIGGVHGCSTGFAVTGSTGQGRLLSAAHCYDVGNVAHDGANQVIGSVTNERLTHDAVLIDPAASPATIGKVFTGPWNSDTFRWVSGAGAPSEGDPVCTSGANSGERCGMDILLTNQTLPCADNMGSECTGFIAHGSGHKVANGDSGGPIYIRRTGGKATARGIIARAIGAQATCSATMRQPEPCYSYVFSVGIHKILDSSWNLTIETGP
- a CDS encoding bifunctional DNA primase/polymerase — translated: MYDSTDPVPHWTVATMRHVATEGTLAGAAVRYANLGIPVFPCVPGGKQPLTPSGFHDATSSARVVHQWWQRTPEANIGLPTGARTGILVVDIDVHSGASGFGAFERARAEGLAEGWGWAVRTPSGGIHAYYPTVPGQEQRCWQVPSAHVDFRGDGGYVIAPPSQLEVNGMVRTYDVIAVSTKPARPVDATKLRAFLEPPRRNPSPAAPSAAATGCRPDALAATVAAAPEGGRNRSLFWASCRMVENGLDRTTVAGYLTPAAQHAGLPDREIKSTIDSAFRSTSRLGAASRPGPTPASEAIQL